DNA sequence from the Anthonomus grandis grandis chromosome 9, icAntGran1.3, whole genome shotgun sequence genome:
TTCACATTGGTTTTCAATGCTGGATCTGAAGAGTGGTTACTGGCCGGAAAAATGTAAAGAATGTATTCGCGACTGAAACAGAACTTTGGCATTTTATGTCCTTTGGATTCTGTAAAGCTCTACTATTTTTGATAGGTTTATGGAAACTGGGTTAAGTGGAATAACTTGAGAAACATGTCTAGTGTGGGCCTTTGTACATATTATGGAagatttgaagaaaattttgcTAACCTTGCAACAAATCTACATTAGCTCACAcaggacaaaatggtatttaattgGTCAGCAGACTATGAAGAGTTTCAAAGGCTCAAAAAGCACTGTGCTTATCTCCAATATGAATGTATCCAATTCCTGGACAAACACTTATTTTGGATATATACCACAACACCCTTAAACAACATTATCACAATCTATCCCTAGATTTATAAATAGGAACTATATATGGTTTTTCCCTAACAACCTAAGACTACAAAGATTTATTCAAAAGAAGCAAATGAGGAATATAAAGATTGTTTTAGTAGTTTCTAAGAACCAAATGTTTGAGAAAAATTGTCAAAAGTTTCTCCAGCCAAAGATAACTTCAACTCTTTATAGAATGCTCTGTATCAACAGAAGCAAAATACTCAGCAAAcagattaaaatattaataccaTTATCAGCAAAAGCATTAACTTAATtagtctttatttttattctgttgaAAACCAAATAGTAAAGGTACTTTTatgagtgactttaagtccttcagaccagacaGCCTTATCAGTTTTTCTAAGGCTGCTGGGCTCTGGTAACCGCCGGTGGGGCATGACAGGctcatcaggagacctatatgcacaactgccctggcagcccactgtttctaCAATTTCAATTTCAAGGTACTTTTATGAGATACAGTTACAAATTGTCAGAATACTtcaataagaataaaataaaaatgttctatGGAAAGCAAAATATTGAGTACACAGATAGaacaaatatttagttttaattatccCATCACTAATTAAGATcttcttaatataattttaaaattataagcatttttaCATAGATAATGTATTTTAGATTAATAATCTATTCACTCCTGTCTCTACTGGTAGATGTCTAGGTAAGGTAAACGCACTAGTCTTTGACCCATTAAGATACTTCTcgaaatttaaagtaataccaaaattagaaagatttattaaaatggttAGCAATTTTATTACCATGTAgctttattagttatttttacgaaaattacttttaagacaatcgtaatatatttcaaatattaaaaaaaaattatttaataaaaagtccaATGGGTTAGTTATTGACCTATGTAAAAACGACCAGCGCTAGTGTTTCACCAGTTAATGCACTAGTTCTTGACCAATACAGGAAATAATAcgctttttgataaaaaaacacttttatttaatcaaaaaaaaaatttataaccaaaaataaaaattcaaattctctaaaaaaaattcaaaattaaactgtattgaaaaaaaaatatataaatcattcCAAAACACTTAAATATTTTGCAGCTTCTGGCATGCTGTAAGCCCTTCTTTTATTAATAGGTTGTGGCTCATTAATTGTCTCTAACGCGTCTTCTTCAGAATACCAGATGATGTAATCTTTGTCtggccaaaaaaaatatctcttaaaagGAGTAGGAAAGTCACTGTTGACTTGCTCATAAGACAACTCGggagttttataaatatttttataaaagtagggcagtattttttctactaataatatttacttcATCTTCAATAGTTGTTATTGCGTCTAAATCAGTTCTTTGTCGCTTTCTTGGTATTATAGCTTCTCCAGAGAATCTATTGTTTTTAGGAGAAGCTTggaacttttgaattttttcaggAATATTTTCTTCATCTTCAAATGGATCTCGATGAATCTCAGCAACTGTTGTCattgttgttttaatatttgactgtatttgaatttagtttttgacCTGCCAACTTATATGTCTATAACTTATAAGCTGTTACTTTAAGTATAGGacagcaaataaaatttaaaatataggtgCTTTGGTCTGTAATAAAATACTGAAAacaatttacattaaaaaagtatgatgataataaaataaattttagttattctAATCATTTTTGCTTGATTGACCAAATTGCGTCAAAAGTTGACCTATTTTGTTTCAATGTTTGTAAAGATTAACAAAGTGTTTCAAAAAATCGTAAAGATTAACAAAGCGTTAGTATTTGTCCTAATGGTCAATCATTAAAGCACACATTAAATATATTGTGCTAATGTTTGTCCtacttaataaatgaaaaaatatataatttttcgtTACAAagaggtaatttttattttatattaagtatttaaaaaacccTAACCAATAAATATCCTGCTACAGTACATTAAAACAGGCAAAACACTTACATGTTTGTATAGAGGTTCCTTAACATTTCACTAGCAAAACAGATCTGAACTGCATTGACAGGTTGCGCACTgtcaaaaaactatttattacgGTGTCTGTAGCAAAGCAACCATGCTTAAATTTATTGAGTTGACAGAGAGAATGTATAGACGGCGTTATAAGGCAGTCATataaagacaataataaaaaaaatccttaatattttgaattaaagtGAAAAGCGGTCATAGACTAGTACTTACTTAGTGAAATGCTTTATCCACagtatattttgatttgatagactatagataagaaattcaattttacttttttttttttttttttttaatcctttattcagaaatcaaaacaattaacaaGTTATAATAGGTAACAATATACAGtaaactataatataaaatcCGAATTAAGGTAATCTCCTAAGCAATACTTATAGTATTGGTACCGGAGATGACGCCCATAatttcaatcaaaaataaaaataacaaaacatatACTCTCTTAagctttaaaataaacaaaaaaaatccctatccaacacaatttaaatatttaaaaatagttatacataGTCCCAATTAACaaggaataattttaatctttttacaaacaaattgtacgattttaaattctttagttcTGATGGTAATCTGTTATAAACCTGTGTAGCTGCAGCCAGTGGGCTTTTCAGTGCCTTATCTCTTCTAGCATTGTCCAAACGTATATTTGAACAATTTCTCAAATTATGGTTATGAATTTCATTAACATACTTTATTTCTGTATTggatttatatttaagatttattatcttatatattaatttacattGTTCCAAATTATAAGGATTGATAAAGATCTTTGTTGGTGTcaaataatcaatattaaataaaatttttaaggtttttctttGCAGAGACTTGATAAGTGAttgaatgaatttaaaaatattaaaagaaaattattttaatattaccatttaaGAATTggttctttaattttgtgacatACTGTAACTATTTCAGATTGTATGtgcttatatatttatttctagtttACCTGTGAGAATGTGCCAAATGATACCCTCATTGAGTTAAAAGTTTTAGATATCCTATCAGCCCCATTCCTGATATATCTTCTAGTATCATTCATATTTAATACTGAAAACACAGTCCTCTCTTCACTTCTGTTTCTTGGACAATCCAAATCATCAATCTCAGATCTGTCAGATTTACAATTTTCGGCATTTTCACAATTATCAAACACATCTTTTAGCCTTATGCGGCAGTGTTCTTGTCCATTACTTCTCGTGGAGGAACCTGTAGGGTGCACAATACAAAAGTGAACAAAAATGTGTTATTATGAATGAAAAACGTTTAATTACTTACTTGAGGAGTTGCCTGAGGTGTTACGTTGGAACCGGAAAGATTCACTCTTTAAACCTTgcattttaacttaaaataattgtatCAATACAGTAAATAGTCAATtgaatgtttatttattgttcatttGAAAGaaaaccgttaaaaaaaaacaaaagcattgaaatgtcaaaattatGTCAGTCTAGCGGCAAGTCAGATTCAACCAAATTGACGACGTTGCAAGCAAGGGCGGCGCCAGCCGGTGCTAGGGAGGGGCAGCATGAAAGAACtaaagacaaaaaacaaaaattttaatgaaaaaaaaaataaaaaccgaacaaaatatttacatgaaaatcaATTGAAACATAATCTTCTAGGGTTCTTTGCGAATTCGTTAGTCACTTTGTTAACAAAATCgtccaagtttttaaaaatgtgttgccTGTGTACACTCATCATAGCAAGGCCATTGAGTCGAGTTTCAGACATGGTGCTCCTCAACCAGGTTTTGATTCTCCTAAGGCTACTAAATGACCTTTCAACTGTACAAGTCGTACAAGGTAATGCAACAAGGATCTGTAAAGCCTTCTTAATTTCAGGAAAGAAATCATCAGTTTCCTTGAGGATGTCCACAACACTCATTTTGACCGATTCTGGTTTTTCctcccatatttttttccaaagctctatctcattttggatatttgtaacacccttaaaaatttttaaatttctcgcAAGCCTCTTCAAGTTCTTCcaaagaaatgtttttcatttgcGCAGGATGTAGTTTTGACAAAGTAAATGATGgtttattttcttcagaaaaccTTATTTCTAGGGAATTTATAATTGAGTCCAAATAAGGAATTGTTATGGACCGCACGTTTACTGTTGGTTCTAAAAGAGCGGAATATTTGGCTATCAATCCAAggctaaaaataaacgaaactttggAAGCTGCAGCATGGAGCTGATATGCATGTTTCCTTGTCGCAATATTGCCATCTCGAGACAGGGTTTCTAGTGCCTCCATTATATCACAAAAGTTCTCTTTAAAAACTCTGATGCTCTTGTATTTCTCGCTCCACCTTGTTTCGCACAGCTGGGGAATATTGggtattaattttcttcttagaaCCGATTCacgaaaaaatgtaaatatatctTTGATGGCCCCAACTGTATTTCGGATCTCCGGCAGAGCATTCAGATCATTGATTACCAGGTTGAGTTTATGTGACGAGCAATGAAAAAATAGtgctttcttgtattttttacgcAAAATAGCCTGAAAGCCACCTTCTTTTCCAGATATCGTGGAACAACCATCGAATCCCAAACCAACGCATTTATCTGGATCGAGATCCTCTTTCGTCAGGAATTCGTTTATTGTCGTGGCAATCGATTTAGCGTCCAAGGCTGTAAGCTCAGCAAATCCGAGGAATACTTCTTCAATGTTGCTGGTTTCCtcatcaaaatatcttatgcCAACTGAGAGCTGTTCCTTTCCAGAGATATTCGCTGTTTGGTCTGCTAAAATGCTATATGCTTGCGATATCTTCACATTTTTGATGCAATCGGCCTTAATAACATCTCCACAAATACTGATAATCTCATTCTGGATGTCAACCGATCGATAACTTCCATTTTTCTTTCTATGCTCaagatggttttttaaaatagtgtttCCTGCGTCAATTCGCATCTTATACAGCCCTTCCAGAATTCCATCACCATAGCTTGCCCCCCTTAATGCTAGGTCGTGGTATCCGCAAAACGCAACGCAGGAAATAATCGATCTTataattttcctgtttttttcaaGACTTTCCAGAGTATTTGTTAACTTGCACATCTACTGGCACATTatcaagaaaatatttagctGCTTCCAATGCCGTCTTATGAAAGTGAGTATCTGCGTGTTTTCTGTAGTATTCATGAACATCTTTGAACTTACAAAACGGCCTTATAATGAACGAATCTAAAACACCTCTAACGGAGCTCAGATTGGGTGGAAATAGTGTACAGAATTTATAGAAGGCTCCTTTTTGTTGGCGGGAGTATGCTAACCATGGTGAGTACATTTCCAACCAGGAatgattgaattttcttttcagataCTGGGCGTCTTTGGCAAAGTCGTACGTTTTCCGTAGTATCTGTAGATTCTTGGCTCAAAGTGAGCGTAATCGTTTCAATTCGCTTTTCACTTGCGAGCGCTTCGAGCCCCcgaaatgtaaatatgtataggTATAGTAAAGCCTTATCTTAGATtagaaattgaaattaataagtgatagtgaaattagaaattaataagtgATAAGTTACGAAATATACGTTTTAATCTAAGTTTCAATTAGCCGGATGACTGGTTTAGCGTTAACCTCTAGGCCTCTAGGGGGAGGCAGCTGCCCCCTCCATGCTCCTCTCTGGCGACGCCCTTGGTTGCAAGACTAAAAGCAACACTGGGTAGACATTTGAAGTAAAAGTGGGGCTTTCTTCAAATAGGGATAGATATCAAAAATACATTCATATAAAGTTGTTAGTATAGCCCATATATTATAGAACTATTAATTCCTATGAATGATCATAGAATAACCAGACAAATTCTCTCATTAGCCTATGGAATGAGTAAGCAAATACGAAAACCAAACagtaataaatactaaattaggTGTATTATTCCAAACTATTCGACTTGTGTGAGTCAACTAATGAAGTTGCGACATAATAtcgacttttttattaatagcaatAAGCACATACATATAGGCTCTAAAAAATAGACCTTTACGTTtcttttaaactctttaaaatttattacgtTCTACTATTGTTCCTTGTCCTCGAACCAGCTtgggttttaagaaaaaaaatcgaagatCCGATTATGCAATTAACATTCTATTTGTAGCTAAAATAAGCCTATATTAAGTATACTTGTGGACTTAACAAAAGCCTTTGATACggtaaaattcttttaaaaaagtgagAAAAATGTGGAATATGTGGAGTGGCAAACAATCTTATCAAAGGTATTTATTTTGTGGAAGGCAGTTGATAAGTAATAAAGGTGTTTATAATGAAATACGGGACGTAAAgtcttaaatatatttgttcatGTTTATATGGAATCATACTTCATAAAACAAGGAGATCAGAAAAATCTATTAGGCCCGGTTGTACAAGCAGTGGTTCAACTTAAGTTCTACTAACCTGCAGTTCTTCCTTGAACGTAGTTCAGAGGTTCGTATGCTGTTCCAGTACAAGTTTAGATAAACTAGGTTCTATTTAGAGTCTGCAATGCCcacataaaaaagaagaaaaagaaaagaagaatctaacctattcattaaaattaacttatttatttacttatttgttttttgtctgttgccgattattagtattttttgaacacaaaaAATACCGTAAATTCCGAAGTGctgtttgtttaaaattattttgtgccGCCTTGCTATTTGCCAAACCGTTTGGGTCTGCTTATCTGacatagagaaaaaaattagggcAAGCAATTTTTCTGTGAGAGAAGAAAATGTtcttattaatttagtaaagaAATACAAGGAAAGCATAGAATGTAAGAAAACGTATTACAAGAATAATGAAATCAAAGCAGAGGCCTTGGAGAAAATTTGTCTTAGAACTGttacatttctaaaaaataagtataagaATATAGAAAAAGGGCGAAGCAAAAATTTGTAACAATAACTGCAACCGAGAGTGATATCCATGAAATATTAGGGAGCCAAATTACAGGACTAACATCAAAATATGACGTTGATGCTACTGCaggtttttttaacttgttttaaatcattttcaatcctaaatattgtaaaattttaagaatcaatTGTTATTCAGATTGAAAGCAAAAATGCTGAcgaaattctatttaaaatctaaaagtatttttaaagtctATAATTAGTGTAATTGAACTAATACAAATCATCATACTTGTCCGCAACAGATGAAATTTGTTCAGAAATTCGATCTACTATGAATCTTACAGCTTGCTTTTCCAACCTAAATCTAGCcttaaattctttatcatcCCAAATGTTCAAATGATCCGGTCTATCCCTGTACACCTCTGATGATCTAGggtgtacaattttatttactaattccagAAATTTTTCGTTATCCGCAATATCTTCCCAAATAGgatccatttttatatttatggtttatAAACTAAACCTAGGGTACCTAGTCACTAATAAATTAGCACCTCACCAAACACAATAATTATTGAAAGGCGGctgtatttacataaataaaaaatatcaaaatgatatactaaatattaatttaatctaaaaaatttgCTTGCACTCCCTTTGAATGCTCCAAATTGGACGTTCAAGATGAACTGCAGTTTATCGTTTGAACCAACATTGTACAACGGATTAATTCCGCTGAACCGGAGATCTTTATGAACTGTTGTTGAACGCCCATTGTACAACCGGGCCTTAGATTTTGAAGcaagaaaaactttaaattgacCTGGCAACGCTGTTTATCAGTCGCATAACCGTCACTAACAGCTGACAGTGACAATTTGGAGCTTGTCAAAGCAAATAGAGGTTATAAATACGTGGCCCCAAAAGAAAGTTGtaaaatttgcaatatttaattattgcGTATAATAGTTAAAGATGTATTATTTAGGAATAATATGTCTATTATTCTTTTCCTATTTATCTGGAGCCCATAGCTACATTGTTACTGTAGACGCTCATGCCGAAGAAtgcttttttgaaaaagttgaaGCTGGGACCAAACTAGGTATGTcaatatttgaaatcaatttgAAATCCGAACTTGAGCTCTTTATCACATAGGTCCAGTATTTAACATCACAAGGTTATACTAAAAAAGGCGCTTCcatatgcaaaaaattaaattaatttttcctatttttaggTCTAACTTTCCAAATTGCAGAAGGGGGATTTTTGGACATTGATGTAAGGATATTGGGTCCTGATGGTAAAGTAATTTATGAAGAAGAGAGGCAAACATCTGGAAAATATTCATTTGCTGCCAGTTATCCAGGAGTTTATACTTTCTGCTTCTCAAATAAAATGTCCACAATGACCCCTAAAGTTGTTATGTTTGATGTGGCAGTAGGAGAACCACCTAAACCTGAGGGAGCTGAAGGTCATAGCGCTAATAAGTTGGAAGAAATGATTAGGGAGCTATCAGGTAGATgttggaaaaattattgtgcTAACAaacttatatataatttttcttgttataGCCTCTCTTACAGCAGTCAAACAAGAGCAAGAATACATGCAAGTAAGGGACAAAATCCACAGGGCGATAAATGAAAATACAAACTCAAGAGTTGTAGCTTGGTCATTCTTTGAAGCTATCATATTGTGTGCAATGACAGTTGGTCAGGTGTTTTATCTTAAGCGGTTCTTTGAAGTCAGGAGGGTAGTTTAAAATAACAGCAAATTTGAATACAGACTGTTTTTGTGATACTTAAATT
Encoded proteins:
- the LOC126740703 gene encoding uncharacterized protein LOC126740703 — encoded protein: MCKLTNTLESLEKNRKIIRSIISCVAFCGYHDLALRGASYGDGILEGLYKMRIDAGNTILKNHLEHRKKNGSYRSVDIQNEIISICGDVIKADCIKNVKISQAYSILADQTANISGKEQLSVGIRYFDEETSNIEEVFLGFAELTALDAKSIATTINEFLTKEDLDPDKCVGLGFDGCSTISGKEGGFQAILRKKYKKALFFHCSSHKLNLVINDLNALPEIRNTVGAIKDIFTFFRESVLRRKLIPNIPQLCETRWSEKYKSIRVFKENFCDIMEALETLSRDGNIATRKHAYQLHAAASKVSFIFSLGLIAKYSALLEPTVNVRSITIPYLDSIINSLEIRFSEENKPSFTLSKLHPAQMKNISLEELEEACEKFKNF
- the LOC126740773 gene encoding transmembrane emp24 domain-containing protein 2, which codes for MYYLGIICLLFFSYLSGAHSYIVTVDAHAEECFFEKVEAGTKLGLTFQIAEGGFLDIDVRILGPDGKVIYEEERQTSGKYSFAASYPGVYTFCFSNKMSTMTPKVVMFDVAVGEPPKPEGAEGHSANKLEEMIRELSASLTAVKQEQEYMQVRDKIHRAINENTNSRVVAWSFFEAIILCAMTVGQVFYLKRFFEVRRVV